The following coding sequences lie in one Asterias amurensis chromosome 18, ASM3211899v1 genomic window:
- the LOC139950802 gene encoding NAD kinase-like isoform X3 — MEATCSHSIARSKTCGLRRRRRTRSINAPSPSPSFGPKAHLKKVPPSQIMHVTDPSSQQLAWNSSPLSVLIIKKIMDDSVLGPFKELSRWLSEEKNLVIFIESKVFDDEDLLNDKEFAPVRAKMKSFKEGCDLSNKVDFILCLGGDGTLLYASSLFQEASVPPVMAFHLGSLGFLTPFEFDDFKESVNSLLKGDTAVTLRSRLKCLIFDSSEIPNGFDNDRNNDHQIIPKPKASDPPNLKFKFQVLNDVVIDRGSSPYLSNLDLFLDGRHVTTVAGDGLIISTPTGSTAYAAAAGAAMMHPNVPAILITPICPHTLSFRPIVVPAGVELRVMVSPDARHTAWVSLDGRNRQEIHKGWCLRITTSVFPVASICSSDQISDWFDGLQECLHWNARHQQKALKEPKKNKNSKQSENI; from the exons ACGAACACGTTCCATCAATGCACCTTCGCCCTCTCCGTCGTTCGGGCCTAAGGCACACCTGAAGAAAGTGCCTCCTTCTCAGATCAT GCATGTGACTGACCCATCGAGCCAGCAGCTAGCATGGAATTCGAGCCCCCTCTCCGTTCTGATCATCAAGAAGATCATGGACGACAGCGTCTTGGGTCCCTTCAAGGAACTCTCAAGGTGGCTCTCAGAG GAGAAGAATTTGGTGATTTTTATCGAGTCTAAGGTGTTTGACGATGAGGATTTGTTGAATGATAAAGAATTTGCTCCAGTCAGAGCTAAGATGAAGAGCTTCAAGGAAG gttGCGATTTGAGTAACAAAGTAGATTTCATTCTCTGCCTCGGAGGGGACGGGACGCTCCTCTACGCTTCATCTCTCTTCCAGGAG GCCAGTGTACCTCCAGTCATGGCGTTCCATCTAGGCTCGCTGGGGTTCTTGACCCCATTTGAGTTCGATGACTTCAAGGAGTCGGTCAACTCACTTTTAAAAG GAGACACGGCAGTTACCCTGAGGAGTCGCTTGAAGTGTCTGATCTTCGACAGCTCTGAAATTCCCAACGGCTTTGACAACGATCGCAATAATGACCACCAAATCATACCAAAGCCCAAGGCATCAGACCCACCAAACCTCAAGTTCAAATTCCAG GTGCTAAATGATGTTGTAATAGACAGAGGGTCGTCACCATACCTCTCCAATCTTGATCTCTTCCTAGATGGTCGGCATGTCACAACGGTCGCGGGGGATG GTCTGATTATATCCACGCCTACTGGGAGTACAGCGTATGCTGCTGCAGCTGGTGCAGCCATGATGCATCCCAATGTACCAGCCATTCTCATTACTCCAATCTGTCCACACACATTGTCTTTCAGGCCCATAGTGGTCCCCGCCGGAGTGGAACTCAGG GTAATGGTTTCACCTGATGCTCGTCACACTGCTTGGGTTTCTTTGGATGGAAGGAATCGGCAAGAAATCCACAAGGGATGGTG TCTGCGAATCACAACGTCAGTCTTCCCTGTGGCGTCCATCTGCAGTAGTGACCAGATCAGTGATTGGTTTGACGGACTACAGGAATGTTTACACTGGAATGCCAGGCATCAGCAGAAGGCGTTGAAGGAACCAAAGAAGAACAAGAACAGTAAACAGAGCGAAAACATTTAA
- the LOC139950802 gene encoding NAD kinase-like isoform X2: protein MQFNSRCSASCMDSCCERCGEEFSDCVCTTCTRRTRSINAPSPSPSFGPKAHLKKVPPSQIMHVTDPSSQQLAWNSSPLSVLIIKKIMDDSVLGPFKELSRWLSEEKNLVIFIESKVFDDEDLLNDKEFAPVRAKMKSFKEGCDLSNKVDFILCLGGDGTLLYASSLFQEASVPPVMAFHLGSLGFLTPFEFDDFKESVNSLLKGDTAVTLRSRLKCLIFDSSEIPNGFDNDRNNDHQIIPKPKASDPPNLKFKFQVLNDVVIDRGSSPYLSNLDLFLDGRHVTTVAGDGLIISTPTGSTAYAAAAGAAMMHPNVPAILITPICPHTLSFRPIVVPAGVELRVMVSPDARHTAWVSLDGRNRQEIHKGWCLRITTSVFPVASICSSDQISDWFDGLQECLHWNARHQQKALKEPKKNKNSKQSENI from the exons ATGCAGTTCAACAGTCGCTGCTCGGCGTCTTGCATGGATAGCTGTTGTGAGCGATGTGGGGAAGAGTTTTCTGATTGTGTATGCACTACTTGTACAAG ACGAACACGTTCCATCAATGCACCTTCGCCCTCTCCGTCGTTCGGGCCTAAGGCACACCTGAAGAAAGTGCCTCCTTCTCAGATCAT GCATGTGACTGACCCATCGAGCCAGCAGCTAGCATGGAATTCGAGCCCCCTCTCCGTTCTGATCATCAAGAAGATCATGGACGACAGCGTCTTGGGTCCCTTCAAGGAACTCTCAAGGTGGCTCTCAGAG GAGAAGAATTTGGTGATTTTTATCGAGTCTAAGGTGTTTGACGATGAGGATTTGTTGAATGATAAAGAATTTGCTCCAGTCAGAGCTAAGATGAAGAGCTTCAAGGAAG gttGCGATTTGAGTAACAAAGTAGATTTCATTCTCTGCCTCGGAGGGGACGGGACGCTCCTCTACGCTTCATCTCTCTTCCAGGAG GCCAGTGTACCTCCAGTCATGGCGTTCCATCTAGGCTCGCTGGGGTTCTTGACCCCATTTGAGTTCGATGACTTCAAGGAGTCGGTCAACTCACTTTTAAAAG GAGACACGGCAGTTACCCTGAGGAGTCGCTTGAAGTGTCTGATCTTCGACAGCTCTGAAATTCCCAACGGCTTTGACAACGATCGCAATAATGACCACCAAATCATACCAAAGCCCAAGGCATCAGACCCACCAAACCTCAAGTTCAAATTCCAG GTGCTAAATGATGTTGTAATAGACAGAGGGTCGTCACCATACCTCTCCAATCTTGATCTCTTCCTAGATGGTCGGCATGTCACAACGGTCGCGGGGGATG GTCTGATTATATCCACGCCTACTGGGAGTACAGCGTATGCTGCTGCAGCTGGTGCAGCCATGATGCATCCCAATGTACCAGCCATTCTCATTACTCCAATCTGTCCACACACATTGTCTTTCAGGCCCATAGTGGTCCCCGCCGGAGTGGAACTCAGG GTAATGGTTTCACCTGATGCTCGTCACACTGCTTGGGTTTCTTTGGATGGAAGGAATCGGCAAGAAATCCACAAGGGATGGTG TCTGCGAATCACAACGTCAGTCTTCCCTGTGGCGTCCATCTGCAGTAGTGACCAGATCAGTGATTGGTTTGACGGACTACAGGAATGTTTACACTGGAATGCCAGGCATCAGCAGAAGGCGTTGAAGGAACCAAAGAAGAACAAGAACAGTAAACAGAGCGAAAACATTTAA